One genomic segment of Candidatus Ozemobacteraceae bacterium includes these proteins:
- a CDS encoding efflux RND transporter periplasmic adaptor subunit has product MFNRAYYYNIAYIIIFFFMFALPSSFSAWAEEDEHKHGHEAHERTAPGAAGEDAHEDHGRDHEGHAHGGSTGPDAFAEPCEHKVPIIECDECRYEVGAVRVSATQSTLIRTEKLEQTPIAATLEATGEMAFDEDTVRIVSPRAAGRLASISVRIGDPVRQGQPLAVFESQDLAQAALEYLKRLAEGKLAAQKLERAEALHAKEIGSAQEVQEARAARDLAQIEQENAARRLRLFGLSPDEIGRLAKKPDSAACRGEMILRSPITGRISQRDGLVGDMIAPDRKLLTVADLKHLWAVIEIHERDIADVAEALHGGPVFAEVTADTASGTSFPAELVSLDTQICRDTRTLPIRLKVENHRELLRPGVFVKARLFLGKPETKPTLPVSAVVENEGESFVFVRQGADLFVKRDVLPGRRIGERIVIETGLQAGDEVAVSGAFLLKSDVLREKMGAGCAD; this is encoded by the coding sequence ATGTTCAACAGAGCCTACTATTATAATATTGCATATATTATTATCTTCTTTTTCATGTTCGCCCTTCCGTCCTCTTTTTCCGCGTGGGCGGAAGAGGACGAGCACAAACACGGGCACGAGGCGCACGAACGGACCGCTCCCGGCGCCGCCGGTGAGGATGCGCACGAGGATCACGGTCGCGACCATGAAGGCCATGCGCACGGCGGCTCGACGGGCCCGGATGCGTTTGCCGAGCCGTGCGAGCACAAGGTTCCGATCATCGAGTGCGACGAGTGCCGGTACGAGGTCGGCGCCGTCCGGGTCTCCGCGACGCAGAGCACCCTGATACGGACAGAGAAACTCGAGCAGACGCCGATCGCGGCGACCCTCGAGGCGACCGGCGAAATGGCGTTCGACGAGGATACGGTGCGCATCGTCTCGCCGCGGGCGGCGGGCCGTCTGGCCTCGATCAGCGTGCGAATCGGCGACCCGGTCAGGCAGGGCCAGCCGCTGGCCGTGTTCGAAAGCCAGGATCTGGCGCAGGCGGCGCTCGAGTATCTGAAGCGTCTGGCCGAGGGCAAGCTTGCCGCCCAGAAGCTCGAGCGGGCCGAAGCCTTGCATGCGAAGGAGATCGGTTCGGCGCAGGAAGTCCAGGAGGCCCGGGCAGCTCGGGACCTCGCGCAGATCGAGCAGGAAAATGCCGCACGGCGTCTGCGCCTGTTCGGCCTTTCCCCCGACGAGATCGGAAGACTGGCGAAAAAGCCGGATTCCGCGGCATGCCGGGGGGAAATGATTCTGCGCAGCCCCATCACCGGCCGGATTTCACAGCGAGACGGCCTGGTCGGCGACATGATCGCCCCCGACCGCAAGCTCCTGACGGTCGCCGATCTGAAGCACCTCTGGGCGGTCATCGAGATTCACGAGCGCGACATCGCGGATGTCGCCGAAGCGCTTCACGGCGGGCCGGTTTTCGCCGAAGTGACCGCGGACACGGCCTCCGGAACGAGCTTCCCCGCCGAACTCGTCAGCCTCGACACGCAGATCTGCCGCGACACGAGAACGCTCCCCATCCGCCTCAAGGTCGAGAACCATCGCGAACTCCTGCGACCGGGCGTCTTCGTCAAAGCCCGCCTGTTTCTCGGAAAGCCGGAAACGAAGCCGACCCTTCCGGTCTCCGCCGTGGTCGAGAACGAGGGCGAGTCGTTCGTGTTCGTCCGACAGGGCGCCGACCTTTTCGTGAAGCGCGACGTTCTCCCGGGCCGCCGCATCGGCGAGCGGATCGTGATCGAAACCGGCCTGCAGGCTGGGGATGAGGTCGCCGTTTCGGGGGCTTTCCTTCTGAAATCCGACGTCCTGCGCGAGAAGATGGGCGCCGGCTGCGCCGACTGA
- a CDS encoding manganese efflux pump MntP family protein, translating to MKSWYHPRSDMDISSWVVVLGISFALGCDAFAVGLAVGTRLPERRARFRLWFHFGLFQFLMTMGGWLAGREIIPLVKDWDHWIAFGLLAFIAARMLRESFQVEEEDADTKDGAGTQAARKDLTRGWSLVALSFATSFDALGVGFSLSMTAQSLFWESVCIGFVAAAMTWTGLRLGRVLSIRFGKRVETVGAIILFIIAFKLLSI from the coding sequence GTGAAAAGCTGGTATCATCCACGTTCCGATATGGATATCTCGTCGTGGGTGGTCGTTCTCGGAATCTCGTTCGCTCTCGGGTGTGACGCGTTCGCCGTCGGCCTGGCCGTCGGAACGCGTCTGCCGGAGCGGAGGGCGCGGTTCCGGCTGTGGTTTCACTTCGGGCTGTTCCAGTTTCTCATGACGATGGGTGGGTGGCTGGCCGGCCGGGAGATCATTCCCCTGGTCAAAGACTGGGATCACTGGATCGCCTTCGGTCTTCTCGCGTTCATCGCGGCACGAATGCTTCGTGAGAGCTTCCAGGTGGAAGAAGAAGACGCGGACACCAAAGACGGTGCCGGAACCCAGGCCGCCCGCAAGGACCTGACGCGCGGCTGGTCGCTCGTCGCCCTCTCGTTCGCGACCAGTTTCGACGCCCTCGGGGTGGGGTTCAGCCTCAGCATGACGGCCCAATCCCTCTTCTGGGAGTCTGTCTGCATCGGGTTCGTCGCCGCCGCCATGACCTGGACGGGGCTGAGGCTGGGGAGAGTCCTTTCGATCCGGTTCGGAAAACGCGTCGAAACAGTCGGCGCTATTATATTGTTTATTATAGCTTTCAAGCTGCTGTCGATCTGA
- a CDS encoding CusA/CzcA family heavy metal efflux RND transporter — MHSLLRNILTHRFFVLLISAGLVLAGLAAWQKLPIDAFPDVTNVQVMVLTQADGLTAADVEQRLTYPIEQKMGGVPHVVQVRSLSKNGLSQVVVIFEDGTDIYFARQMVLERLEEARANLPPGVEPELAPISTGLGEIFQYTLAGGGLSATDLRSLQDWLVAPALRPIPGVTEVNSFGGFMKEYHVLVRPERLIKYRLSMRDILDTIERNNANAGGQFIVKGWEQTYIRSIGLVRSPEELGEIVLKASDGVAVRLRDVASIEPGHAERQGAVTRDGKGEAVAGMVIMLKDANARDVVDRVKAAIPGIRRALPKGVELDVFYDRTSLIEACIATVVDATFEGGVCVILVLFLFLAELRTALLVVLSLPFTFLASFLVMRWWGMTANLMSLGGLAFSVGMVVDATVVVAENARRHLAHRHAGESRIEAIASAISEVARPTIFSIFIIVIVLVPLLTLEGMEGRMFGPLAATMLIALAASLVVAFLLVPAWSVWMLPAGEEREFGFIRAIHRAYEGTVAAIMRRPFATAMLALALLAGTVRAGRDIGTEFMPLLDEGALAINAVRLPNASLDGAVTVAGEIERLLANVPEIETVVSKTGRAEISEDPMGPEQTDIFVMLKSGYQKTRSRDAVIDDVRTRLASVPGLRYSFSQPIALRVNELISGIKSDVAVKVFGPDLEVLASLSRQVTEILGKVPGAVDAKATQLAGMSQLDIEVDRSAAARWGLNVSDVNELIETAVGGRLATTLVEGEKRIGVRVRYPRESRNDAEAIGRLTIPAPDGTRVPLAQVARLKTVEVPIEVTRENGRRRMVVEGNVRGRDLGGFVADLRQRLAPLMNALPTGYFIELGGQFENQQRAMTRLAWVVPFALTLIVILLMLALGNGRDAVLVILNLPFALIGGVLALRASGLTFSVSAAVAFIVLLGIAVQNGVLLLAFFRQRINEGIAVFEAVKEGCAVRFRPLMMTALTSFIGHLPMLAATGSGADIQKPLAIVVMGGLVTSTALTLLVLPVLFTWTESQFGRPAKTDIQAE; from the coding sequence ATGCACTCCCTTCTTCGCAACATCCTCACGCACCGTTTTTTCGTCCTGCTGATCTCGGCGGGCCTCGTTCTCGCGGGCCTCGCCGCGTGGCAGAAGCTTCCGATCGACGCGTTTCCCGACGTCACGAACGTCCAGGTGATGGTCCTGACGCAGGCGGACGGCCTGACCGCGGCCGACGTCGAACAGCGCCTCACCTACCCCATCGAGCAGAAGATGGGCGGAGTCCCGCACGTCGTGCAGGTGCGGTCGCTGTCGAAGAACGGCCTTTCCCAGGTCGTCGTGATCTTCGAGGACGGCACCGACATTTACTTCGCGCGCCAGATGGTCCTCGAGCGGCTGGAAGAGGCCCGCGCGAACCTGCCCCCCGGTGTCGAGCCCGAGCTTGCGCCGATCAGCACGGGACTCGGCGAGATCTTCCAGTATACCCTCGCGGGCGGCGGGTTGTCGGCGACGGACCTCCGCAGCCTCCAGGACTGGCTCGTCGCGCCGGCCCTGCGGCCGATTCCCGGCGTCACCGAGGTCAACAGCTTCGGCGGCTTCATGAAGGAATACCACGTCCTCGTCCGTCCCGAGCGGCTGATCAAATACCGGCTGTCGATGCGCGACATCCTCGACACGATCGAGCGCAACAACGCGAACGCCGGCGGCCAGTTCATCGTCAAGGGCTGGGAACAAACGTATATCAGATCCATCGGCCTCGTCCGATCCCCTGAAGAATTGGGCGAGATCGTCCTGAAGGCGAGCGACGGGGTCGCCGTGCGGCTTCGCGACGTGGCCTCGATCGAGCCCGGCCACGCCGAGCGACAGGGCGCGGTGACGCGCGACGGCAAGGGCGAGGCGGTCGCGGGCATGGTCATCATGCTCAAGGACGCGAACGCGCGCGACGTCGTCGATCGGGTGAAAGCCGCGATTCCCGGCATCAGGCGCGCCCTGCCGAAGGGGGTCGAGCTCGATGTGTTCTACGACCGGACCTCCCTCATCGAGGCCTGCATCGCGACCGTCGTTGACGCGACGTTCGAAGGCGGCGTGTGCGTCATCCTGGTCCTGTTCCTCTTTCTGGCGGAACTGCGAACCGCGCTCCTGGTCGTTCTCTCGCTGCCGTTCACGTTCCTCGCGAGCTTCCTCGTGATGCGCTGGTGGGGCATGACAGCGAATCTCATGAGCCTCGGCGGGCTGGCGTTCTCGGTCGGCATGGTCGTCGACGCCACGGTCGTCGTCGCAGAGAACGCCCGGCGGCACCTTGCGCACAGGCATGCGGGCGAGTCGAGGATCGAAGCTATAGCGTCGGCTATATCAGAGGTCGCGAGACCGACGATCTTTTCGATCTTCATCATCGTCATCGTCCTGGTGCCGCTTCTGACGCTCGAAGGCATGGAGGGGCGCATGTTCGGCCCCCTCGCGGCCACAATGCTGATCGCCCTCGCGGCATCGCTCGTCGTCGCGTTCCTGCTCGTGCCCGCATGGTCGGTCTGGATGCTCCCCGCGGGCGAGGAGCGTGAGTTCGGGTTCATCCGGGCGATCCACCGGGCCTACGAGGGCACGGTCGCCGCGATCATGCGCAGGCCGTTCGCGACGGCGATGCTGGCGCTCGCCCTTCTCGCCGGAACGGTGCGTGCCGGCCGCGACATCGGCACCGAGTTCATGCCGCTGCTCGACGAGGGCGCGCTCGCCATCAACGCGGTCCGGCTTCCGAACGCCTCGCTCGACGGGGCCGTTACCGTAGCCGGCGAAATAGAACGTCTGCTCGCGAATGTTCCGGAGATCGAAACCGTGGTCTCGAAAACGGGGCGCGCGGAGATTTCCGAGGATCCGATGGGCCCCGAGCAGACCGACATTTTCGTCATGCTCAAAAGCGGATACCAGAAAACGCGTTCGCGAGACGCCGTGATCGACGACGTCAGAACCAGGCTGGCATCCGTTCCCGGGCTTCGTTACTCGTTTTCCCAGCCGATCGCCCTCCGGGTGAACGAACTGATCTCCGGCATCAAGAGCGACGTGGCCGTGAAGGTGTTCGGCCCCGATCTCGAGGTGCTGGCCTCCCTGTCGCGCCAGGTCACCGAGATTCTCGGGAAGGTGCCGGGGGCCGTCGACGCGAAGGCAACCCAGCTCGCGGGCATGTCGCAGCTCGACATCGAGGTCGACCGGTCGGCGGCGGCCCGCTGGGGGCTGAACGTCTCGGACGTGAACGAGCTGATCGAAACCGCCGTCGGCGGCCGCCTCGCCACGACGCTCGTCGAAGGCGAGAAGCGCATCGGCGTTCGCGTGCGGTATCCGCGCGAGTCCCGCAACGACGCCGAGGCGATCGGCAGGCTGACGATTCCAGCGCCGGACGGCACGCGCGTGCCGCTCGCCCAGGTCGCCCGACTGAAAACCGTCGAGGTTCCGATCGAGGTCACGCGCGAAAACGGCCGGCGCCGCATGGTCGTCGAAGGCAACGTCCGCGGCCGCGACCTGGGGGGCTTCGTCGCCGATCTCCGCCAACGTCTCGCCCCGCTGATGAACGCTCTTCCGACGGGCTACTTCATCGAACTCGGGGGCCAGTTCGAAAACCAGCAGCGCGCCATGACGCGCCTCGCCTGGGTCGTGCCGTTCGCGCTGACCCTGATCGTCATCCTGCTGATGCTTGCGCTCGGAAACGGCCGAGACGCCGTTCTCGTCATTCTGAACCTACCGTTCGCCCTCATCGGCGGCGTGCTCGCCCTCCGGGCCTCGGGCCTCACCTTCTCGGTCTCGGCGGCGGTCGCGTTCATCGTGCTACTGGGAATCGCCGTCCAGAACGGGGTGCTGCTGCTGGCCTTCTTCAGACAGCGGATCAACGAGGGCATCGCGGTCTTCGAGGCGGTGAAGGAAGGCTGCGCGGTGCGGTTCCGGCCGCTGATGATGACCGCCCTCACGTCGTTCATCGGCCACCTGCCGATGCTCGCCGCCACCGGCTCCGGCGCCGACATCCAGAAGCCTCTCGCGATCGTCGTCATGGGCGGCCTCGTCACCTCGACCGCCCTGACGCTCCTCGTCCTCCCCGTCCTCTTCACCTGGACCGAATCGCAATTCGGCCGTCCCGCGAAAACCGACATCCAGGCCGAGTGA
- a CDS encoding crossover junction endodeoxyribonuclease RuvC: protein MAVILGLDLAERLGVCILEDCGPKVIWSSSIALARRDPAGRLLRLRDLLVELISRFKPAEAAIEDVFLPERTSRKTPIALGELRGVARLCAAEAGIPVFFYPPARVKLTITGSGRASKEDVMRMISGELKVAPKDDNEADAISIAYTHILMRRFQAMPQTNP from the coding sequence GTGGCCGTCATCCTCGGCCTCGACCTCGCCGAACGTCTCGGAGTCTGCATTCTCGAAGATTGCGGCCCGAAGGTGATCTGGAGTTCCAGCATCGCCCTCGCGCGCCGCGATCCGGCTGGACGCCTGCTGCGGCTTCGCGACCTGCTCGTCGAACTCATCAGCCGGTTCAAACCGGCCGAAGCCGCCATCGAAGACGTCTTCCTGCCGGAGCGCACGTCGCGCAAGACCCCGATCGCCCTGGGCGAACTGCGCGGCGTCGCGCGCCTCTGCGCCGCCGAAGCCGGCATCCCGGTGTTCTTCTACCCGCCGGCGCGGGTCAAGCTCACGATCACTGGCTCCGGCCGGGCCTCGAAAGAGGACGTCATGCGCATGATCTCCGGGGAACTCAAGGTCGCGCCGAAGGACGACAACGAAGCCGACGCGATCAGCATCGCCTACACGCATATCCTCATGCGCCGATTCCAGGCGATGCCGCAGACGAACCCCTGA
- a CDS encoding TolC family protein, with product MRFASLLLFFASLLPAHAAYAGEPEHVTLPEILSRAASHPSLLIGEAEIARREAAVRLAGERGPTTVAIEAENAGGRFPGFSESEATIALKRPLLDGRRNRAAREVARADLDQARQAARNRLWLITSAAQTAFHRAIVRDELERTASEAVYLAERGLDAARARVEAGAAPGSEILKAQVELERARVERERASSQVRESRNELARAVGQAESPLLCPVGSLGDDISLPGREELIESMLAFHPDLRELDAAENHRKARVLAADAGGKPIWAAGGGFRRFQEDDRHTFVIELEAELPDRRTVRREQLDLAGEGRRIEAERAARRLDLEHQIDGQITRFNGAKTSVERLGRGVLPDTRRLMEMALEAYRLGRADQLEVIEAQKAHLDSRREHIEALAELYEAADAIENLCGICLVGEKH from the coding sequence ATGCGTTTCGCATCTCTTCTGCTTTTTTTCGCATCCCTTCTTCCGGCTCATGCGGCGTATGCCGGAGAACCGGAACACGTCACCCTGCCGGAGATCCTTTCGCGCGCCGCCTCGCATCCCTCGCTTCTCATAGGTGAAGCCGAGATCGCACGGCGGGAAGCGGCCGTCCGCCTCGCAGGCGAGCGGGGACCGACCACCGTGGCCATCGAGGCCGAAAACGCCGGAGGACGCTTTCCCGGTTTTTCGGAAAGCGAAGCGACAATCGCGCTGAAACGGCCGCTGCTCGACGGGCGGCGGAATCGCGCCGCCAGGGAGGTCGCGCGGGCGGATCTCGATCAGGCCCGGCAGGCGGCCCGAAACCGCCTGTGGCTGATCACGAGCGCCGCTCAGACGGCGTTTCATCGCGCCATCGTGCGGGACGAGCTCGAAAGAACGGCTTCCGAAGCGGTGTATCTGGCGGAACGAGGACTCGACGCGGCCCGGGCGCGTGTCGAAGCGGGGGCGGCCCCCGGCTCTGAAATTCTCAAGGCTCAGGTCGAGCTCGAACGTGCGCGCGTCGAGCGTGAACGCGCCTCCAGCCAGGTCAGGGAATCGCGAAACGAACTGGCGCGCGCCGTCGGCCAGGCCGAGTCGCCGCTTCTCTGCCCGGTCGGTTCGCTCGGCGACGATATTTCGCTCCCCGGGCGCGAGGAGCTCATCGAAAGCATGCTGGCCTTCCATCCCGACCTGCGGGAGCTCGATGCCGCCGAAAACCACCGAAAAGCCCGGGTATTGGCCGCGGATGCCGGAGGCAAGCCGATCTGGGCGGCCGGAGGCGGGTTCAGGCGGTTCCAGGAGGACGACAGGCACACGTTCGTCATCGAACTCGAGGCCGAACTTCCCGACCGCCGCACGGTGCGCCGCGAACAGCTCGATCTCGCCGGGGAAGGCCGGCGGATCGAAGCCGAGCGTGCGGCCCGCAGGCTCGATCTCGAGCACCAGATCGACGGGCAGATCACTCGGTTCAACGGAGCGAAGACCAGCGTGGAACGGCTCGGCCGGGGCGTGCTTCCGGATACGCGGCGACTGATGGAAATGGCGCTGGAGGCATACCGCCTCGGCCGCGCGGACCAGCTCGAGGTCATCGAGGCACAGAAAGCCCATCTCGACAGCCGACGCGAACATATCGAGGCGCTCGCAGAGCTGTACGAGGCGGCCGACGCCATCGAGAACCTCTGCGGGATCTGCCTCGTCGGCGAGAAGCACTGA
- the trxB gene encoding thioredoxin-disulfide reductase has product MANKLIIIGSGPAGLTAAIYAARAGLSPLVIEGFMAGGMPGGQLMTTSEVENFPGFPSGIMGPELMSKMRQQAAHFSTAFITEDVSEVDFSKRPFTVKTSSKTLEAHTVIIATGASARKLDLPSVQTFWGKGVSACATCDGALPMFRNQDIAVVGGGDTAIEEATFLTRFASKVLLIHRRNEFRASKAMQERARNHPKIELVLDSVIEEVVGDRVMTGLRVKNVKTGAVSQRPCKGLFMAIGHTPNTAFLAGQLKADDAGYLAVRHPSCATSVEGVFACGDVIDPHYRQAIVAAGSGCVAALDAERYLASAGLG; this is encoded by the coding sequence ATGGCAAACAAGCTCATCATCATCGGCTCCGGGCCGGCCGGTCTCACGGCGGCGATCTACGCCGCGCGCGCGGGGCTTTCGCCCCTCGTCATCGAGGGTTTCATGGCCGGCGGCATGCCGGGCGGCCAGCTGATGACGACCTCGGAAGTCGAGAATTTCCCGGGATTCCCGAGCGGCATCATGGGTCCGGAACTCATGTCGAAGATGCGCCAGCAGGCCGCGCACTTCAGCACCGCGTTCATCACCGAAGACGTGAGCGAGGTCGATTTCTCGAAGCGGCCGTTCACGGTCAAGACCTCGTCGAAGACGCTCGAGGCTCATACCGTCATCATCGCCACGGGAGCGAGCGCGCGAAAGCTCGACCTGCCGTCCGTGCAGACGTTCTGGGGAAAGGGCGTTTCCGCCTGCGCGACGTGCGACGGGGCGCTTCCGATGTTCCGCAACCAGGACATCGCCGTCGTCGGCGGCGGCGACACGGCGATCGAGGAGGCGACCTTCCTGACCCGCTTCGCGTCGAAAGTTCTGCTGATCCACCGGCGGAACGAGTTCCGCGCGAGCAAGGCCATGCAGGAGCGGGCGCGGAACCATCCCAAGATCGAGCTGGTTCTCGACTCGGTCATCGAGGAGGTCGTCGGAGATCGCGTCATGACCGGCCTGCGCGTGAAGAACGTGAAGACCGGCGCCGTGTCGCAACGGCCCTGCAAGGGGCTGTTCATGGCGATCGGCCACACCCCCAACACGGCTTTTCTCGCCGGCCAGCTGAAAGCCGACGATGCGGGCTATCTCGCCGTGCGCCATCCATCGTGTGCCACGTCGGTCGAAGGCGTCTTCGCCTGCGGCGACGTCATCGATCCTCACTACCGGCAGGCGATCGTCGCCGCCGGTTCGGGGTGCGTCGCCGCCCTCGACGCCGAACGCTACCTGGCTTCCGCCGGCCTTGGGTGA
- a CDS encoding EamA family transporter: protein MSTVSGIRGIVQVALAASIWGAAYPLTKDVLAQVPPITFGFARFALAGLVLMLFSRSLPLQGIAAGDRRRMWHLAFWGTFVLVTAMNLGLRWAPGVVSSVISGTPPLFTVLLAASWGLEPLRGRHIGAALIAIAGLFLLCGDMRGSGVTGAPAVAGIILVTVPQVAWAVYTLLGKRILSLYSWIYVCRDTFTLGAMMLAPVALLETLSEGPGLWDGKAAATLLFLALANSVITYGLWNSALKLIPATTAGFILYLQPVSGVILSMIIFGERTGAAGLAGIGLIFLALLLALLPDRSSGSHPRPAEAR, encoded by the coding sequence ATGTCGACGGTATCGGGAATACGCGGAATCGTGCAGGTGGCGCTCGCGGCGTCGATCTGGGGGGCAGCCTACCCGCTGACGAAGGATGTCCTGGCGCAGGTGCCGCCGATCACGTTCGGGTTCGCCCGGTTCGCGCTTGCCGGACTGGTCCTGATGCTGTTCTCGCGGTCCCTGCCGCTCCAGGGCATCGCCGCCGGAGACCGGCGCCGAATGTGGCATCTCGCCTTCTGGGGCACGTTCGTCCTGGTCACGGCGATGAACCTCGGCCTGCGATGGGCGCCGGGTGTCGTCTCGTCGGTCATCTCGGGGACCCCTCCCCTGTTTACCGTCCTGCTGGCCGCCTCGTGGGGTCTCGAACCCCTCCGCGGGCGGCACATCGGCGCGGCCCTCATCGCCATCGCCGGGCTGTTCCTCCTGTGCGGCGACATGCGCGGCTCCGGCGTCACCGGGGCGCCGGCCGTCGCCGGGATCATCCTCGTCACCGTCCCCCAGGTCGCCTGGGCTGTCTATACGCTTCTCGGGAAACGCATCCTTTCTCTATATTCGTGGATATATGTCTGCCGAGATACATTCACGCTCGGGGCAATGATGCTGGCCCCCGTAGCCCTGCTCGAAACCCTTTCCGAGGGTCCCGGCCTCTGGGACGGCAAGGCCGCGGCAACGCTGCTCTTTCTCGCCCTCGCGAACTCGGTCATCACCTACGGTCTCTGGAACAGCGCCCTGAAACTCATTCCGGCGACCACCGCCGGCTTCATCCTGTATCTCCAGCCGGTGTCCGGCGTCATCCTGTCGATGATCATCTTCGGGGAACGCACCGGCGCAGCGGGGCTTGCAGGAATCGGCTTGATCTTCCTGGCCCTCCTCCTCGCCCTCCTGCCTGACCGGTCTTCCGGCTCTCACCCAAGGCCGGCGGAAGCCAGGTAG
- a CDS encoding class I SAM-dependent methyltransferase, protein MHSASTVQHAYDRYSTLYDLFFKPWLEDGHRIAVEQLDLCPGQTVLEVGVGTGLSLEYYPSQVSVVGFDFSHGMLCQSQKRAEECSCPTHLLRMDVSKMAFPTRTFDRILAAYVLTVVPDTRSAIGEILRVAKPGAKVVMINHLRSRNPVLSWIEDRFHPVFSKLGLFTLDRDLLSILESCGIRDYTLTPTTFLGLHHVISFTVPEHF, encoded by the coding sequence TTGCATAGCGCCAGCACGGTTCAGCACGCTTACGACCGCTACAGCACGTTGTACGATCTTTTCTTCAAGCCGTGGCTTGAGGACGGCCATCGTATCGCCGTGGAGCAGCTTGACCTCTGCCCGGGCCAGACGGTTCTCGAAGTCGGCGTGGGCACGGGGCTGAGCCTCGAGTATTACCCCTCGCAGGTTTCGGTCGTCGGGTTCGATTTCAGTCACGGCATGCTGTGCCAGTCGCAAAAACGCGCCGAAGAGTGCTCCTGCCCCACCCATCTTCTCCGGATGGACGTATCGAAGATGGCGTTTCCCACGCGCACCTTCGACAGGATTCTGGCGGCGTATGTGCTCACCGTCGTTCCCGACACGCGAAGCGCCATCGGGGAGATCCTGCGCGTCGCCAAACCTGGAGCGAAGGTCGTGATGATCAACCATCTGCGCAGCAGGAATCCCGTCCTCTCCTGGATCGAAGATCGGTTTCACCCGGTATTTTCGAAACTCGGCCTCTTCACGCTCGATCGTGACCTTCTCTCGATCCTCGAATCCTGCGGAATCCGTGACTACACCCTGACCCCCACGACATTTCTCGGGCTTCACCACGTCATTTCATTCACCGTACCGGAGCATTTCTGA
- a CDS encoding aldo/keto reductase: MKRRDFLKMTLLGTASLAAGIDVARAAELASGAASFPPVPVYRTLGRTGLKVALVSFGAMLTPEPEVIRAGFDMGINYVDTARVYMNGRNEEIVGKALKGCRDKVIVATKTKGKSVTPEAIIEDVETSLAQLQTDHIDIIQLHNVTNGNRDRLFDRNVRAALAGLRKEGKIRFVGVTTHTDQADILNAVVDDPDRFFDTVLVGYNFKSPPELKAAIARAAAAGVGIVAMKTQIGGYQVPAGDTTTPHQAALKWVLADTNVATAIPGMKDMAMLKEDLSVMGMKLTAADLNRLERYSRAVDGIYCRLCARCEATCPNHVSISVVNRSLMYAEGYRNMELARATYRDLEPAASARACGNCSGCVARCAHGLDIAAKMSAARALLA; this comes from the coding sequence GTGAAGCGAAGAGATTTTCTGAAGATGACCCTTCTGGGAACCGCCTCGCTGGCCGCGGGGATCGACGTCGCGCGGGCGGCGGAACTGGCATCGGGGGCTGCGTCGTTCCCGCCGGTTCCCGTGTATCGGACGCTGGGCCGGACGGGGCTCAAGGTGGCCCTCGTCAGCTTCGGGGCGATGCTCACCCCGGAGCCTGAGGTGATCCGGGCAGGGTTCGACATGGGCATCAACTACGTCGACACCGCGCGCGTCTACATGAACGGCCGGAACGAGGAGATCGTCGGCAAAGCCCTCAAGGGCTGCCGTGACAAGGTCATCGTCGCCACCAAGACGAAGGGCAAGTCGGTCACTCCCGAGGCGATCATCGAGGACGTCGAGACCAGTCTGGCCCAGCTGCAGACCGACCATATCGACATCATCCAGCTTCACAACGTCACGAACGGGAACAGGGACCGCCTCTTCGACCGCAACGTGCGGGCGGCGCTCGCCGGCCTGCGCAAGGAAGGCAAGATCCGCTTCGTCGGCGTGACGACGCACACCGACCAGGCCGACATTCTCAATGCCGTGGTCGACGACCCCGACAGGTTCTTCGACACCGTCCTCGTCGGCTACAATTTCAAGAGCCCTCCCGAGCTGAAGGCCGCGATCGCCCGGGCCGCCGCCGCCGGCGTCGGCATCGTCGCGATGAAGACCCAGATCGGCGGCTACCAGGTCCCGGCCGGCGACACAACGACCCCACACCAGGCGGCGCTCAAGTGGGTCCTGGCCGACACCAACGTCGCGACCGCGATTCCCGGCATGAAGGACATGGCGATGCTGAAAGAAGACCTGTCGGTGATGGGGATGAAACTCACCGCGGCCGACCTGAACCGCCTCGAGCGGTATTCCCGGGCCGTCGACGGCATCTACTGCCGCCTCTGCGCGCGCTGCGAAGCCACCTGCCCGAACCACGTCTCGATCAGCGTCGTGAACCGCAGTCTCATGTATGCCGAAGGCTATAGAAACATGGAACTCGCCCGCGCCACCTATCGCGACCTCGAACCGGCCGCGTCGGCCCGGGCCTGCGGGAACTGCTCCGGCTGCGTCGCGCGGTGCGCGCACGGCCTGGATATCGCCGCCAAGATGAGCGCCGCGCGCGCCCTCCTGGCCTGA